Proteins from a single region of Paraburkholderia sp. ZP32-5:
- a CDS encoding TetR/AcrR family transcriptional regulator translates to MVTVKRQTGLRVRQREKRKENILYAAGELFASAGYDATSLEQIGAAADVSVPTIYTFFASKEDLLLGLLETDRRLLVPHLEDILASPPDDPIEAVLAVSLTVLTGGYDIDKKSVWREILAASFRGSPERRHQYTKLQVLQTDYLERIVNLMRDRGSLIRGINARRTARVVHAIGRYCFREFLMEDDLKRDDLRTLVEADVREYLAHAVTGAAKA, encoded by the coding sequence ATGGTGACAGTCAAGCGGCAAACCGGTCTGCGGGTCAGGCAGCGGGAAAAGCGCAAGGAAAACATCCTGTACGCGGCGGGTGAGCTGTTCGCGTCGGCGGGCTATGACGCGACGAGTCTCGAACAGATCGGAGCGGCCGCGGACGTGTCCGTGCCGACCATCTACACGTTCTTCGCGTCGAAGGAAGATCTGCTGCTCGGCCTGCTCGAAACCGATCGGCGGCTGCTCGTGCCGCATCTCGAAGACATCCTCGCGTCGCCCCCCGACGATCCGATCGAAGCGGTGCTCGCTGTCTCGCTGACCGTGCTCACCGGCGGCTACGACATCGACAAGAAAAGCGTGTGGCGCGAAATCCTCGCCGCATCGTTTCGCGGCAGTCCCGAACGCCGTCATCAGTACACCAAGCTCCAGGTGCTGCAAACCGACTATCTCGAACGCATCGTCAACCTGATGCGCGATCGCGGCAGTTTGATCCGCGGTATCAACGCGCGGCGCACCGCGCGCGTGGTACATGCGATCGGCCGCTACTGCTTCCGCGAATTCCTGATGGAAGACGATCTGAAGCGCGACGATCTGCGCACGCTGGTCGAAGCGGATGTGCGCGAATATCTCGCGCATGCGGTCACCGGCGCGGCCAAAGCCTGA
- a CDS encoding NAD-dependent succinate-semialdehyde dehydrogenase, with translation MYPDTQLFIDGAWCAGGGGKSSAVLNPATEEAIGCVAHASRDDLDRALAAADRAFRAWRRTPVFERYKLMRRAAALLRERAAEIGRVMTLEQGKPLAEAIAEAERGADAIEWFAEEARHAFGRLVPSKAPEIYQMVTPEPVGPVAAFTPWNFPINQAVRKISVALAVGCTVILKGPEETPASCAALVQVFADAGLPDGALNLVFGVPADISSYLIAHPVIRKISFTGSTAVGKHLAMLAGQHMKRVTMELGGHSPVLIFDDADLDAAINVLAQSKFRNAGQVCTSPTRFLVQSGIYDAFVEGFVAQARRVKVGSGLQPDTQMGPLANVRRKDAMRALVADAVAKKARVLTGGDSPNGADAPGYFFAPTVLADVPLDASIMNDEPFGPVVPIRRFDTRDEALSEANRLAYGLAGYVYTRSAANAARVAADLETGMICVNHHGLGLVELPFGGIKDSGYGSEGGIEAMENYVNHKMVSMLNL, from the coding sequence GGACACACAACTGTTCATCGATGGCGCATGGTGCGCGGGCGGCGGAGGGAAGTCGTCGGCGGTTCTGAATCCGGCAACGGAAGAAGCGATCGGCTGTGTCGCGCACGCATCGCGCGACGATCTCGACCGCGCGCTCGCCGCCGCCGATCGCGCGTTCCGCGCATGGCGCCGCACCCCCGTATTCGAGCGCTACAAGCTGATGCGGCGAGCGGCCGCGCTGTTGCGCGAGCGTGCCGCCGAAATCGGCCGCGTGATGACGCTCGAGCAGGGCAAGCCGCTTGCCGAGGCGATCGCCGAAGCCGAACGCGGCGCGGACGCGATCGAATGGTTCGCCGAGGAAGCGCGTCATGCTTTCGGGCGGCTGGTGCCATCGAAAGCACCGGAGATCTACCAGATGGTGACGCCCGAACCTGTCGGGCCGGTCGCCGCGTTCACGCCATGGAATTTTCCGATCAACCAGGCGGTGCGCAAGATTTCGGTCGCACTCGCGGTCGGCTGCACGGTGATCCTCAAGGGCCCGGAAGAAACGCCCGCGAGCTGCGCGGCGCTGGTGCAGGTATTCGCCGATGCCGGCCTGCCCGACGGCGCGCTCAATCTCGTGTTCGGTGTGCCGGCCGACATCTCGTCGTATCTGATTGCGCATCCGGTGATCCGCAAGATCTCGTTCACCGGGTCGACTGCGGTCGGCAAGCATCTGGCGATGCTGGCCGGTCAGCATATGAAGCGCGTGACGATGGAGCTCGGCGGTCACTCGCCGGTGCTGATCTTCGATGACGCCGATCTCGACGCCGCCATCAACGTGCTCGCGCAGAGCAAGTTCCGCAACGCCGGCCAGGTGTGCACGTCGCCCACGCGCTTTCTGGTGCAGAGCGGCATCTACGACGCGTTCGTCGAAGGCTTCGTCGCGCAGGCGCGACGCGTGAAAGTCGGCTCCGGGCTGCAGCCGGACACGCAGATGGGGCCGCTTGCGAACGTACGGCGCAAGGACGCGATGCGCGCGCTGGTCGCCGATGCGGTCGCGAAGAAAGCGCGTGTGCTGACCGGTGGCGACAGCCCCAACGGCGCCGACGCGCCCGGCTATTTCTTCGCGCCGACCGTGCTCGCCGACGTGCCGCTCGACGCATCGATCATGAACGACGAACCGTTCGGCCCGGTCGTGCCGATCCGCCGTTTCGACACGCGCGACGAAGCGCTGAGCGAAGCGAACCGGCTCGCGTACGGACTCGCGGGCTACGTCTATACGCGCTCGGCGGCAAACGCGGCGCGCGTCGCCGCGGATCTGGAAACCGGCATGATCTGCGTCAATCATCACGGCCTGGGTCTGGTCGAACTGCCGTTCGGCGGCATCAAGGATTCCGGCTACGGCTCCGAAGGCGGCATCGAGGCGATGGAGAACTACGTCAATCACAAGATGGTATCGATGCTGAATCTGTAG